In a genomic window of Hyphomonas sp.:
- a CDS encoding LysE family translocator translates to MDLSVWLALMALFLAGGLTPGPAVMMVMSASLRYGAPTALIPALGVSAANLVWITLAATGIAAFAAQAPLVLLGLKIAGICFIGWLAWTMATADPHRPRARPDQAPARANLFGRGIGLQLLNPNALVFFGLLLPGYFDPVRPLVQQALYIMATVTFTEMLGLSFYAWLADAMNRRFQSPVFTRWFNRLAAAAMLISAVFAAIMTTSR, encoded by the coding sequence ATGGATCTGTCGGTCTGGCTGGCCTTGATGGCCCTGTTTCTTGCCGGTGGCCTGACCCCCGGCCCGGCAGTGATGATGGTGATGAGCGCATCGCTGCGCTACGGTGCCCCAACCGCGCTGATCCCTGCCCTGGGTGTGTCGGCCGCCAACCTCGTCTGGATCACACTGGCCGCAACCGGCATCGCCGCATTCGCAGCGCAGGCCCCGCTTGTGCTGCTGGGGCTGAAGATTGCCGGCATCTGTTTCATCGGCTGGCTGGCCTGGACGATGGCAACGGCGGATCCGCACCGACCCCGGGCCCGCCCCGACCAGGCCCCGGCCCGGGCAAACCTGTTCGGACGCGGCATCGGCCTGCAATTGCTCAACCCGAATGCGCTGGTCTTTTTCGGCCTCTTGCTGCCCGGCTATTTTGACCCGGTCCGACCCCTCGTCCAGCAGGCCCTGTACATCATGGCCACCGTGACGTTCACCGAAATGCTGGGGCTCAGCTTCTACGCCTGGCTGGCCGATGCCATGAACCGCCGCTTCCAGAGTCCCGTCTTCACCCGCTGGTTCAACCGACTCGCCGCGGCGGCCATGCTGATCTCTGCCGTGTTTGCGGCCATCATGACGACCAGCCGCTAA
- a CDS encoding glutathione S-transferase family protein, translating to MPMSDYRLFGADTSPYSQKVRSFLRYKNVDFDWISRTRENEEEFQALAQVATVPLLISPERPASQDSTAILAGLEADHPEPSAVPDDVATSMLALILEDYADEWLNKIMFLERWGQKPDREDAALRVLTQLYGGKRPRAYKKARDQIADRMADRLKLVGAQAGNADILKASFERVSKLLDAHLKEHLYMFGGCPSAADFAMAAQYQQLLMDKSPAAWLAEHAPFVVAWVENMQDPKPGAPFASLADLAPTLIPLFAEELSRTYLVWAKANSKAAERGDREVSAVVEGGTFEQSTQTYAARAYDSVRKAVGGALEDEALKSFLKDAGCNKFFG from the coding sequence ATGCCCATGTCCGATTATCGCCTCTTTGGCGCCGATACGTCCCCCTACTCCCAGAAAGTGCGATCGTTCCTGCGCTACAAGAATGTCGACTTCGACTGGATTTCCCGCACACGCGAGAACGAGGAGGAATTCCAGGCCCTGGCGCAAGTTGCGACGGTCCCGCTGCTGATCTCTCCGGAACGCCCCGCCAGCCAGGATTCCACTGCCATCCTTGCCGGTCTCGAGGCGGATCATCCAGAGCCCTCCGCCGTGCCGGATGATGTCGCCACATCCATGCTGGCCCTTATCCTCGAAGACTATGCCGACGAGTGGCTGAACAAGATCATGTTTCTCGAGCGCTGGGGCCAGAAACCGGATCGCGAGGACGCTGCACTGCGCGTGCTGACGCAGCTCTATGGCGGCAAGCGTCCCCGCGCCTACAAGAAGGCCCGCGACCAGATTGCGGACCGCATGGCCGACCGACTGAAACTGGTTGGTGCCCAAGCCGGCAATGCGGACATCCTGAAGGCTTCCTTCGAGCGGGTCTCCAAACTTCTCGATGCCCACCTCAAGGAACATCTCTACATGTTCGGCGGATGTCCGTCCGCGGCAGATTTCGCGATGGCCGCCCAGTATCAGCAATTGCTGATGGACAAGAGCCCCGCAGCCTGGCTGGCCGAACACGCGCCTTTCGTCGTCGCCTGGGTCGAGAACATGCAGGATCCCAAACCCGGCGCGCCGTTCGCGTCGCTGGCAGACCTTGCCCCCACGCTCATTCCGCTCTTCGCCGAAGAGCTGTCCAGGACCTATCTGGTCTGGGCCAAGGCCAATTCGAAGGCAGCCGAGCGCGGTGACCGTGAAGTTTCGGCGGTCGTTGAAGGCGGCACGTTCGAGCAGAGCACCCAGACCTATGCCGCCCGCGCCTATGATTCCGTTCGCAAGGCCGTCGGCGGGGCGCTGGAGGACGAGGCGCTGAAATCCTTCCTGAAGGATGCCGGCTGCAACAAGTTCTTCGGATAG
- a CDS encoding Hsp20 family protein yields the protein MSNIDLTPLYRTVVGFDRLASMIDQASRLDGSQGYPPYNIERVDDNAFAIEIAVAGFTEDDLDIETKEGLLTVAGKRGESEDGEGRNYLHRGIAQRSFIRRYQLADHVIVTGANLQHGVLRIDLVRELPEEKKPRKIEIGAPAQTEPKLIGKKSATNAA from the coding sequence ATGAGCAATATCGACCTTACCCCCCTTTACCGCACAGTTGTCGGCTTTGACCGGCTTGCCAGCATGATCGATCAGGCATCCCGCCTCGACGGCTCGCAGGGCTATCCGCCCTACAATATCGAACGCGTTGACGACAATGCCTTTGCCATCGAGATCGCGGTCGCCGGGTTTACCGAAGATGATCTCGACATCGAGACCAAGGAAGGCCTGCTGACCGTGGCGGGCAAACGTGGCGAGAGCGAAGACGGCGAAGGCCGCAACTATCTCCATCGCGGCATTGCCCAGCGCAGCTTCATCCGGCGCTACCAGCTGGCTGACCATGTCATCGTGACCGGTGCGAACCTGCAGCACGGTGTGCTCCGGATCGATCTGGTCCGTGAACTGCCGGAGGAAAAGAAGCCCCGCAAGATCGAGATCGGGGCTCCGGCACAGACCGAACCGAAACTGATCGGCAAGAAATCCGCGACCAACGCCGCCTAA
- a CDS encoding acyltransferase family protein, giving the protein MTGTQNNWVNLTTGLCLVLFVISEAVGLHSRAMGIESWMSFTAQWVTPFALPTLFLIAGLFLPRTLYGSKSAFFDRKVLRFIYFYLAWMGLHALAAMAFTQDSGTAGLVDRLASGLVQPSAGLWVLPQLALFALITWLVRLVAPGKVLAVAAGAQILHSAGLIQTGWIPLDATAQYFIFFFAGCSGAATLRQYAERLSRGFADVPAALVIWAAINTVLVAQGTAALPVISLVMGFSGAFAMIALGVLLSRSGRGQLFQQAGRDHLAIYLAYLPALLLGQTLLGLSGLSPEPGLTALALALLGLILPIGLSRLVRLTPLKLLYRRPKVFRLKGVAPGSGGQLIGASYDRAEEA; this is encoded by the coding sequence ATGACGGGCACACAAAACAACTGGGTCAATCTCACGACGGGGCTGTGCCTTGTCCTGTTCGTCATTTCAGAAGCTGTCGGGCTGCACAGCCGTGCCATGGGGATCGAGAGCTGGATGAGCTTCACAGCGCAATGGGTCACGCCGTTCGCCCTGCCGACCCTGTTCCTGATTGCCGGCCTGTTCCTGCCGCGCACGCTGTATGGATCGAAATCAGCATTTTTTGACAGGAAAGTGCTCAGATTCATCTATTTCTATCTGGCCTGGATGGGCTTGCATGCGCTGGCCGCCATGGCATTCACTCAGGATTCGGGCACGGCCGGCCTTGTGGACCGACTCGCTTCAGGTCTCGTCCAGCCCTCCGCCGGGCTGTGGGTGCTGCCACAATTGGCGCTGTTTGCCCTGATCACGTGGCTGGTCCGGCTGGTCGCCCCCGGAAAGGTGCTGGCCGTGGCCGCCGGCGCGCAAATCCTGCATTCCGCAGGCCTGATCCAGACTGGCTGGATACCGCTGGATGCGACCGCACAGTATTTCATCTTCTTCTTCGCAGGATGCAGCGGCGCCGCCACCCTGCGCCAGTACGCCGAGCGCCTGTCCAGGGGGTTCGCGGACGTCCCGGCCGCACTCGTCATCTGGGCCGCGATCAACACTGTGCTGGTGGCGCAGGGCACCGCCGCCCTGCCCGTCATCAGCCTTGTCATGGGATTCTCCGGCGCGTTCGCGATGATCGCCCTGGGCGTGCTTCTGTCCCGCTCCGGGCGTGGTCAACTGTTCCAGCAGGCGGGACGGGACCATTTGGCCATCTATCTTGCCTATCTGCCTGCCTTGCTGCTCGGCCAGACGCTTCTGGGCCTGTCCGGCCTGTCGCCGGAGCCGGGCCTGACGGCGCTCGCCCTGGCATTGCTGGGCCTGATCCTGCCAATCGGCCTGTCCCGGCTGGTGCGCCTGACACCGCTGAAACTGCTGTACCGCCGTCCGAAAGTGTTTCGTCTGAAAGGCGTGGCGCCGGGCTCGGGTGGCCAGTTGATCGGTGCATCCTATGACCGGGCCGAAGAGGCCTGA
- a CDS encoding MAPEG family protein, with protein sequence MHATLIICSAALVVLTLLLGFWTSVTRGRTKIIAYGAAKDPAGPMLKAERAHGNAAEYAALLVGLFVLTGFAYAGRDLGLTVTVLVVAITASRFLHALGFLTCKTLETPHPLKMLGALITYFGGIALAVMVMVKVL encoded by the coding sequence ATGCACGCAACGCTCATCATTTGTAGTGCGGCCTTGGTCGTATTGACCCTGCTGCTCGGCTTCTGGACATCGGTCACACGCGGCCGCACCAAAATCATTGCCTATGGCGCAGCGAAGGATCCTGCCGGCCCGATGCTGAAGGCCGAACGGGCACACGGAAATGCTGCCGAGTATGCGGCGCTTCTGGTCGGTCTGTTCGTGCTGACGGGATTTGCCTATGCAGGCCGGGATCTGGGCCTCACGGTCACGGTTCTTGTCGTCGCCATTACAGCGTCGCGCTTTCTGCATGCGCTTGGATTTCTGACATGCAAGACGCTGGAGACGCCGCATCCCCTGAAGATGCTGGGCGCGCTCATCACCTATTTTGGCGGCATCGCGCTGGCGGTGATGGTCATGGTGAAAGTGCTCTGA
- a CDS encoding TetR/AcrR family transcriptional regulator yields the protein MPTPSETRKSSRKGPTRSEASKAAILEATRVEMAESGWRGFSVDAVAKRASASKQTIYKWWPSIGAMCVDAALALIPDSPDGGRDPQERITTLIVPLEAAARTGAGHAVLRVALAAAADDKDAGELWRAWMNRDIRMPMRMLLAELAGKRVIRRDFDLDEAIEEMLGPLWHRILVMRAPVREGFCSAQAAHFLKVYSAS from the coding sequence ATGCCCACGCCCTCGGAGACCCGGAAGTCTTCCCGGAAGGGACCGACCCGGAGCGAAGCCTCCAAGGCGGCCATTCTGGAAGCAACACGGGTTGAAATGGCGGAAAGCGGCTGGCGCGGCTTCAGCGTTGATGCCGTGGCCAAACGGGCCAGCGCCTCCAAGCAGACCATCTACAAATGGTGGCCGTCAATTGGCGCCATGTGTGTCGATGCAGCGCTTGCGCTGATCCCTGACAGTCCGGATGGCGGCCGTGATCCGCAGGAGCGTATCACCACGCTGATCGTACCGCTGGAGGCCGCAGCCCGCACCGGCGCCGGTCACGCCGTATTGCGCGTCGCGCTGGCAGCCGCCGCCGATGACAAGGATGCCGGCGAGCTGTGGCGAGCCTGGATGAATCGCGACATCCGCATGCCGATGCGCATGTTGCTCGCGGAATTGGCTGGAAAACGCGTGATTCGACGCGATTTCGACCTCGATGAGGCCATCGAGGAAATGCTCGGCCCATTGTGGCATCGCATTCTGGTGATGCGCGCGCCTGTCCGGGAAGGCTTCTGCAGCGCCCAGGCGGCCCATTTCCTGAAAGTCTACAGCGCCAGCTGA
- a CDS encoding glycosyltransferase, producing MRIMHVMAGAQEGGAENIMLESVLALAEAGLTQHVVTRPDNQFRVQKFREAGIGVDLAAFNNTWPFPTRRVIGDAIKVFKPDVIEYWMGRAGQYAPKEYRNRSIGWYGGYYKLTRFSNCEWHVGLTIDLLRHIREQGVPEDRSAIIHTYADFEGADPASRAALDTPEDAPVALALARLHEKKGLDTLLDATARVPGLYVWIAGDGPIEAELKAQCTKLGLDDRVRFLGWRNDRGALLAACDVVAFPSRYEPFGTVTVDAWAASRPLVAADAVGPAAYVKNEVNGLLIPKNDVDALATALGRVISDKALAAKLVAGGRESYEQQFTKAAFQRDSLAFYEKIIAHAGPFGG from the coding sequence ATGCGGATCATGCATGTGATGGCGGGCGCACAGGAAGGCGGCGCGGAGAACATCATGCTGGAGTCCGTTCTGGCGCTGGCGGAGGCCGGTTTGACCCAACATGTGGTCACCCGGCCGGACAATCAGTTTCGCGTGCAGAAATTCCGGGAGGCCGGTATCGGCGTCGATCTGGCTGCCTTCAACAATACCTGGCCCTTTCCCACCCGTCGCGTGATCGGCGACGCCATCAAGGTGTTCAAGCCGGATGTCATCGAATACTGGATGGGCCGGGCCGGGCAATATGCTCCGAAAGAGTACCGCAACCGGTCGATTGGCTGGTATGGCGGCTACTACAAGCTGACGCGCTTCTCGAACTGCGAATGGCATGTCGGCCTGACCATCGACTTGCTGCGCCATATTCGTGAACAGGGCGTGCCCGAAGACCGTTCCGCCATCATTCACACCTATGCCGATTTTGAAGGCGCTGATCCGGCGAGCCGAGCCGCGCTCGATACGCCGGAAGATGCGCCGGTGGCGCTCGCGCTGGCCCGCCTGCATGAGAAGAAGGGCCTCGATACGTTGCTCGACGCGACGGCCAGGGTGCCAGGCCTGTATGTCTGGATTGCTGGCGATGGCCCGATCGAGGCGGAACTCAAGGCGCAATGCACGAAGCTCGGTCTGGATGACCGGGTTCGCTTCCTCGGCTGGCGGAATGATCGGGGCGCGCTTCTCGCCGCCTGCGATGTGGTGGCGTTCCCGTCCCGCTATGAGCCGTTCGGCACGGTGACGGTGGATGCGTGGGCTGCATCGCGCCCGCTGGTGGCAGCCGATGCCGTGGGGCCTGCCGCCTATGTGAAGAATGAAGTGAACGGGCTGCTGATCCCGAAGAACGATGTCGACGCCTTGGCAACGGCGCTCGGCCGGGTGATTTCAGACAAGGCGCTGGCAGCGAAACTCGTCGCCGGCGGACGCGAATCCTATGAGCAGCAATTCACCAAGGCTGCGTTCCAACGCGATTCCCTGGCGTTTTACGAGAAGATCATCGCCCACGCCGGGCCGTTTGGCGGCTAG
- the ppa gene encoding inorganic diphosphatase, giving the protein MDLSKIKTGNNPPDDINVLIEVPLGGDPIKYEIDKDSGAMFVDRYLYTEMRYPCNYGFVPHTLSLDGDPIDVMVVGNRPLVPGSVVRARPVGVLMMTDDKGPDEKILAVPHNKLTAYYDKIATYHDLPQTLIDKTAHFFEHYKDLEKGKWTRIEGWYGIEKARELIEAAVKRGQEEGA; this is encoded by the coding sequence ATGGACCTTTCCAAAATTAAAACCGGCAACAACCCGCCAGACGACATCAATGTCCTGATCGAAGTCCCGCTCGGCGGTGATCCGATCAAGTATGAGATCGACAAGGATTCCGGCGCAATGTTCGTGGACCGCTATCTCTACACCGAGATGCGCTATCCCTGTAATTACGGCTTCGTGCCCCACACGCTCAGCCTTGATGGCGACCCGATTGACGTGATGGTCGTCGGCAACCGCCCACTGGTTCCCGGATCGGTGGTCCGCGCCCGCCCGGTTGGCGTGTTGATGATGACCGACGACAAGGGGCCGGACGAGAAGATCCTTGCCGTGCCGCACAACAAGCTGACGGCGTACTATGACAAGATCGCGACCTATCACGACCTTCCGCAGACGCTGATCGACAAGACCGCGCACTTTTTCGAGCACTACAAGGACCTCGAAAAAGGCAAGTGGACGCGGATCGAGGGCTGGTATGGCATCGAAAAGGCCCGCGAACTGATTGAAGCCGCGGTAAAGCGCGGCCAGGAAGAAGGCGCCTGA
- a CDS encoding carbonic anhydrase — protein MRSVEELLEGYRRFRRGTYAEQAALYRELGEGQSPSFMMIACADSRADPSDIFNAAPGQLFVVRNVANLVPPYQPDGGLHGVSAALEYAVNVLKVEHVVVMGHGGCGGVAASLAGEGTPEIGEFVTPWVRLLKDARDRVVDSGSVNPQFALELEGIESSLQNLMSFPFVKRAVEAGELELHGAWFAIKHGELHWRNAKTGRFEVIQP, from the coding sequence ATGAGATCAGTCGAGGAATTGCTGGAAGGCTATCGTCGGTTCCGGCGCGGGACCTATGCCGAGCAGGCCGCGCTGTATCGCGAACTGGGCGAGGGGCAGAGCCCGAGCTTCATGATGATTGCCTGCGCCGACAGCCGGGCCGACCCATCGGACATCTTCAACGCCGCACCGGGCCAGCTGTTCGTGGTGCGCAACGTGGCCAATCTCGTACCGCCCTACCAGCCGGATGGCGGCCTGCACGGCGTCAGCGCGGCGCTGGAATATGCGGTGAATGTGCTGAAGGTCGAGCACGTGGTCGTCATGGGCCATGGAGGCTGTGGTGGTGTGGCCGCTTCACTTGCGGGCGAAGGGACTCCGGAAATCGGCGAATTCGTCACGCCCTGGGTCCGGCTCCTGAAGGATGCGCGGGACCGCGTGGTCGACAGTGGTTCGGTCAATCCGCAGTTCGCGCTGGAGCTGGAAGGGATCGAATCCTCGCTGCAGAATCTGATGTCCTTCCCGTTCGTGAAGCGGGCCGTCGAGGCAGGCGAGCTTGAATTGCACGGCGCCTGGTTCGCCATCAAGCATGGTGAATTGCACTGGCGAAATGCGAAAACGGGCCGATTCGAGGTCATTCAGCCCTGA
- the gpmA gene encoding 2,3-diphosphoglycerate-dependent phosphoglycerate mutase, producing MPTLALVRHGQSEWNLQNRFTGWWDADLTEKGEAEAKKSGELLKATDADFRAAFTSVQTRAIRTLWLALTEMGRVWLPVTKHWRLNERHYGGLTGLDKAETAAKHGDEQVHIWRRSYDIPPPPLEAGSEFDLASDPRYKGIDIPNTESLKLTLKRVLPYWEETIAPVLKSGTDTVIAAHGNSLRALVKHLFQVPDESITGIEIPTGNPLLIELDDSLKPISVRYLDAERGKPLPELP from the coding sequence ATGCCCACACTAGCGCTTGTCCGGCACGGCCAGTCCGAATGGAATCTGCAGAACCGCTTCACGGGTTGGTGGGATGCCGACCTGACCGAAAAGGGCGAAGCCGAGGCAAAGAAATCGGGCGAGTTGCTGAAAGCCACCGACGCCGACTTCCGCGCCGCCTTCACCAGTGTCCAGACGCGCGCCATTCGTACCCTCTGGCTGGCCCTGACGGAAATGGGACGGGTCTGGCTGCCGGTTACCAAGCACTGGCGCCTGAATGAGCGTCACTATGGCGGCCTGACCGGGCTCGACAAGGCCGAGACCGCCGCCAAGCATGGCGACGAACAAGTGCATATCTGGCGTCGTTCCTATGACATCCCGCCGCCGCCGCTGGAAGCCGGCAGCGAATTCGATCTGGCCAGCGACCCCCGCTACAAGGGCATAGACATTCCGAACACCGAAAGCCTGAAGCTGACGCTGAAGCGTGTGCTGCCCTATTGGGAAGAGACGATTGCCCCAGTGCTGAAATCCGGCACGGACACCGTCATTGCAGCCCATGGCAATTCCCTGCGGGCCCTGGTGAAACACCTGTTCCAGGTGCCGGATGAATCCATTACCGGGATCGAGATCCCGACCGGAAACCCGCTTCTGATTGAACTGGACGACAGCCTGAAGCCCATTTCGGTGCGCTATCTGGATGCAGAGCGCGGCAAGCCATTGCCCGAACTGCCATGA
- a CDS encoding DUF1465 family protein encodes MAADTSPGDQGDSQEGFTGGKLFDTVFARGMALVEETASYLDGPGREAAKTLPREAGLTYSAWSMELTTRLMQAASWLVMQKAVRDGEMRREDAAARKYRIHREEPPLDAAAQQGLGLPQRFLDLVTRAEALFEQICRLDDALYGDTHMTAASNPVIEQISQLQRAAETGAFDPLMVWTRAK; translated from the coding sequence ATGGCGGCAGACACGTCCCCAGGCGATCAGGGCGACTCCCAGGAGGGGTTCACCGGCGGCAAGCTGTTCGACACGGTTTTTGCGCGCGGCATGGCCCTTGTCGAGGAGACGGCCTCCTATCTGGATGGTCCGGGCCGCGAGGCTGCCAAGACGCTGCCGCGCGAAGCGGGTCTGACCTATTCGGCCTGGAGCATGGAACTGACCACGCGCCTGATGCAGGCGGCCAGCTGGCTGGTGATGCAGAAGGCGGTGCGCGATGGCGAAATGCGTCGCGAGGATGCGGCCGCCCGCAAATACCGGATCCACCGCGAAGAACCGCCTCTGGATGCCGCTGCCCAGCAGGGGCTCGGTCTGCCCCAGCGTTTCCTCGACCTGGTGACGCGCGCCGAAGCGCTGTTTGAGCAGATTTGCCGACTGGACGATGCGCTGTATGGCGACACGCACATGACGGCCGCCTCAAATCCGGTGATCGAGCAGATCAGCCAGTTGCAGCGCGCTGCCGAAACCGGCGCCTTTGATCCGCTGATGGTATGGACCCGCGCCAAGTAA
- a CDS encoding bifunctional diaminohydroxyphosphoribosylaminopyrimidine deaminase/5-amino-6-(5-phosphoribosylamino)uracil reductase RibD gives MSLRPSRRRDRRMMGRALALARLNHGLTGANPSVGCILIDRDGHVVGAGVTGLGGRPHAEEIALDEAGDRARGGTAYVTLEPCRERSKGGKSCSLKLREAGVSRVVCAIEDPHPVANGGIRALRDAGIHVQLGLGRRDAQRLYRKFFRSVT, from the coding sequence ATGAGCCTGCGCCCGTCCCGGCGGCGCGACCGGCGCATGATGGGGCGGGCCCTTGCGCTCGCAAGACTCAATCACGGCCTGACCGGCGCCAATCCATCCGTCGGCTGCATCCTGATCGACCGGGACGGCCATGTTGTCGGGGCCGGGGTGACCGGCCTTGGCGGGCGCCCCCATGCCGAGGAGATTGCCCTGGATGAAGCCGGCGACAGGGCGCGCGGCGGCACCGCCTATGTCACGCTGGAACCCTGCCGGGAACGCTCGAAGGGGGGCAAGTCTTGCTCGCTCAAACTGCGCGAGGCTGGTGTTTCCCGGGTCGTGTGCGCGATCGAGGATCCGCACCCCGTGGCCAATGGCGGCATTCGCGCGCTGCGCGATGCGGGCATTCACGTCCAACTCGGCCTCGGCCGGCGTGACGCCCAGCGCCTCTACCGCAAATTCTTCCGGTCCGTGACCTAG
- a CDS encoding TIGR02466 family protein has protein sequence MTTRSLFPTLIRSEFLGPVDLAERLEHVCWVLAEDDDAGNAWCAGEGYGGYTSYASLDDLPERFPEFTELKALLDPMAEAFAADLLWDMQDLTLQLDAIWVNILEPGFGHSNHIHPGSVISGTFYVSIPDGAARLKLEDPRLSRMMAAPQLRDDVPEDRQRFVYLAPQAGQAIMWESWLRHEVPANMGEEPRVSISFNYALKRV, from the coding sequence ATGACCACACGATCCCTGTTTCCAACCCTCATTCGCAGCGAGTTCCTCGGCCCTGTCGACCTGGCTGAACGGCTCGAACATGTCTGCTGGGTGCTGGCGGAAGACGATGACGCCGGCAATGCCTGGTGTGCGGGTGAGGGTTATGGCGGCTACACGTCCTATGCCTCGCTGGATGACCTGCCGGAGCGGTTTCCCGAATTCACCGAACTGAAGGCCCTTCTGGACCCGATGGCCGAAGCGTTTGCCGCAGACCTGCTCTGGGACATGCAGGACCTGACCCTGCAACTGGATGCAATCTGGGTGAACATTCTCGAACCCGGTTTCGGACATTCGAACCATATCCATCCCGGCAGCGTGATTTCCGGCACCTTCTATGTCTCGATTCCGGACGGCGCCGCTCGGCTCAAGCTGGAAGATCCCCGTCTCTCTCGCATGATGGCAGCGCCGCAATTGCGCGATGATGTGCCGGAAGACCGGCAGCGCTTCGTCTATCTGGCGCCCCAGGCCGGTCAGGCCATCATGTGGGAAAGCTGGCTGCGCCACGAAGTGCCGGCCAATATGGGCGAGGAGCCCCGCGTTTCGATCAGTTTCAATTACGCCTTGAAGCGGGTCTGA
- a CDS encoding DUF1192 domain-containing protein — MAAFDEEPILVNTPQTLEQMSVQELHDRIETLKAGIAACEAEIEKKKAQKSAADALFGGDN; from the coding sequence ATGGCCGCATTCGATGAAGAGCCGATCCTCGTCAACACACCGCAAACGCTGGAGCAGATGTCGGTGCAGGAATTGCATGACCGGATCGAGACGCTCAAGGCCGGGATCGCGGCCTGCGAAGCAGAGATCGAAAAGAAGAAGGCGCAGAAATCTGCAGCCGATGCCCTGTTCGGGGGCGACAATTAA
- a CDS encoding sialidase family protein: MHVLQRLFALCLTLSLFACSQNPDRPSALPAPAADLFDPAAPDLGLPRLEAARTVTVFQPAPGTDQFSNGAVPIAFKGRLFVQWQSSARDEDAPDTWVAYAVSADNGDSWTRPRALTRPSGDAEMRSSGGWWTDGETLVAYINVWPEGFRTRTGGYTEYRLSRDGETWTDPQPVRSADGTPVNGVIEQDPHFHDGRLHTAFHLRPGIRVHPHYTDDKLGLTGWLPGAFENLPADPPMSRELEPSLFARGECLVMVFRDQASSFRQLASESCDRGESWSRPELTTMPDARTKQSAGNLPDGTAYLVHSPNAGKTRIPLALSLSRDGMVFDRSHLLRGEADLQPLRQAGLYKRPGYHYPKSVVANGHLYIAYTANKEDVELTRIPLSALELR, encoded by the coding sequence ATGCATGTGCTGCAACGGCTATTCGCACTCTGCCTGACCCTGTCGCTCTTCGCCTGTTCGCAAAACCCTGACCGGCCGTCGGCGCTTCCAGCACCGGCGGCCGATCTGTTTGACCCGGCCGCGCCTGATCTTGGCCTGCCAAGGCTTGAGGCCGCCCGGACCGTAACCGTATTCCAGCCTGCTCCCGGAACGGACCAATTCAGCAATGGCGCCGTGCCCATCGCCTTCAAGGGACGCCTGTTTGTCCAGTGGCAGAGTTCGGCGCGCGATGAGGATGCCCCCGACACCTGGGTGGCGTATGCCGTCAGCGCGGACAATGGCGACAGCTGGACCAGGCCCCGCGCCCTCACCCGGCCGTCCGGCGATGCGGAGATGCGCTCAAGCGGCGGATGGTGGACTGATGGCGAAACGCTGGTGGCCTACATCAATGTCTGGCCGGAGGGGTTTCGCACTCGGACGGGCGGTTATACGGAATACAGACTGAGCCGTGATGGTGAGACCTGGACCGACCCGCAGCCCGTGCGCTCTGCGGATGGAACACCGGTGAACGGTGTGATCGAGCAGGACCCCCACTTCCATGACGGGCGCCTGCACACGGCCTTTCACCTTCGGCCGGGCATTCGCGTGCACCCGCATTATACCGACGACAAGCTGGGCCTCACCGGATGGCTTCCGGGAGCGTTCGAGAACCTGCCAGCCGATCCGCCCATGAGCCGAGAACTGGAGCCGAGCCTGTTCGCGCGCGGCGAATGCCTTGTCATGGTGTTTCGGGATCAGGCCTCGAGCTTTCGTCAACTCGCCTCGGAGAGCTGCGATCGGGGGGAATCCTGGTCCCGGCCAGAACTGACGACCATGCCGGATGCGCGTACCAAGCAAAGTGCCGGCAATCTGCCGGACGGGACCGCCTATCTCGTGCATAGCCCGAATGCGGGAAAGACACGCATTCCGCTTGCCCTGTCCCTGTCACGGGATGGCATGGTGTTTGATCGCAGCCATCTGCTGCGCGGCGAGGCGGATCTTCAGCCGCTTCGTCAGGCCGGGCTCTACAAGCGTCCCGGCTATCACTATCCCAAGAGTGTTGTGGCAAACGGCCATCTCTACATCGCCTACACCGCCAACAAGGAAGACGTGGAATTGACGCGCATTCCCCTGTCGGCGCTGGAGCTGCGCTGA